A window from Pseudomonas alloputida encodes these proteins:
- the zwf gene encoding glucose-6-phosphate dehydrogenase, protein MTIPCDILVFGGTGDLALHKLLPALYHLFREARLNPAVRVIALARRNLPRIDYLKLAERHCRAQIARSDFDEEVWQRFSARVDYFPMDASQSADFGRLARYLGEPGGLTRIFYLATAPNLFVPIANHLRIAGLADTEARIVLEKPIGHSLESATAINEAIGTVFEERQVFRIDHYLGKETVQNLMALRFANALLEPVWRNNQVDHVQISVCETLGVENRGAYYDRAGAIRDMLQNHLLQLLCLVAMEPPAQFEAEAVRDEKVKILRALKPITGQDVQDKTVRGQYGAGRIGGQEVPAYYFEKDVDNDSDTETFVAIEAHIDNWRWAGVPFYLRTGKRMARRASQIVIQFKPVPHELFSGGQVNQLLIQLQPDERISLRMMTKSPGKGMRLEPVDLDLNLAQVFSQTRRWEAYERLLLDVLEGDSTLFMRRDEVEAAWAWVDPIIKGCEEHFQAPRPYPAGSFGPEQANSLLARHGRHWHG, encoded by the coding sequence TTGACTATTCCTTGCGACATTCTGGTCTTCGGCGGCACCGGTGATCTGGCCCTGCACAAATTGCTTCCGGCGCTCTACCACCTGTTTCGCGAGGCCCGTCTGAACCCTGCCGTGCGGGTCATCGCACTGGCCAGGCGCAACCTGCCACGCATCGACTATCTGAAGCTCGCCGAACGCCATTGTCGGGCGCAGATTGCCCGCAGCGACTTCGACGAAGAGGTGTGGCAGCGGTTTTCCGCACGGGTCGACTACTTCCCGATGGATGCTTCACAGAGCGCCGACTTCGGCCGCCTGGCACGCTACCTGGGCGAACCCGGTGGACTGACACGCATCTTCTACCTGGCCACCGCTCCCAACCTGTTCGTGCCGATTGCCAACCACCTGCGCATTGCCGGACTGGCCGACACCGAAGCGCGCATCGTGCTGGAAAAACCGATCGGCCATTCGCTGGAATCGGCCACTGCCATCAATGAAGCGATTGGCACGGTGTTCGAAGAAAGACAGGTGTTCCGCATCGACCACTACCTGGGCAAGGAAACCGTGCAGAACCTGATGGCCCTGCGTTTTGCCAATGCCCTGCTGGAGCCGGTGTGGCGCAACAACCAGGTCGACCATGTCCAGATCAGCGTTTGCGAGACACTGGGCGTAGAAAACCGCGGTGCCTACTACGATCGCGCCGGGGCTATTCGCGACATGCTGCAGAACCACCTGCTGCAGCTGCTGTGCCTGGTGGCCATGGAGCCACCCGCGCAATTCGAGGCAGAGGCGGTACGCGACGAAAAGGTGAAAATCCTGCGCGCCCTCAAGCCGATCACCGGCCAGGATGTGCAGGACAAGACGGTACGCGGCCAATATGGGGCCGGGCGTATCGGCGGCCAGGAAGTGCCGGCCTACTACTTTGAAAAGGACGTCGACAACGACAGCGATACCGAAACTTTCGTGGCCATCGAGGCGCATATCGACAACTGGCGCTGGGCGGGCGTGCCTTTCTATCTGCGCACCGGCAAACGCATGGCGCGGCGCGCTTCGCAGATCGTCATCCAGTTCAAGCCAGTGCCTCACGAACTGTTCAGCGGCGGCCAGGTCAACCAGTTGCTGATACAGCTGCAACCGGACGAACGCATCAGCCTGCGCATGATGACCAAGAGCCCAGGCAAGGGCATGCGCCTGGAACCCGTGGACCTGGACCTTAATCTGGCCCAGGTGTTCAGCCAGACTCGCCGCTGGGAAGCCTACGAGCGTCTGCTGCTGGATGTGCTCGAAGGTGATTCGACACTGTTCATGCGCCGCGATGAAGTGGAAGCAGCCTGGGCTTGGGTAGATCCAATCATCAAGGGCTGTGAAGAGCACTTCCAGGCGCCCCGCCCCTACCCGGCTGGCAGTTTCGGGCCCGAACAAGCCAACAGCCTGCTCGCCAGGCATGGCAGGCACTGGCATGGCTGA